One window of the Herbiconiux sp. L3-i23 genome contains the following:
- a CDS encoding S1C family serine protease translates to MTQNPEHDSRDEQQGDAAGAVPAQHSSTNPETAPTAPDASSVTPPASPAQSEATQPETAATPTSETAAYTAPTEQFPPAAPQNAAPQNAAPQNSAPQQPAGQHAAPQHTAPQQQAPQYGAPQQQAPAASIYDIPSAHHTAAPAGAAFGAGATGEQDGRSRRSGRNRIVVPVVAALAVGALLGGASGAGIAVLVGQQNPRVVSETGGSTNVTVNRADDATQVTAVAAKASPSVVTISVSGSNSAGTGSGIILSEDGYILTNTHVVTLDGSVADADVTVTTDDGRIFTATIVGTDPVVDLAVIKLDDASRLTPMEWADSDDLNVGDSAVAIGAPLGLSGTVTDGIISSLNRSITVASSAVPDSTEDEATPDQGGQSPYDFWNFDIPGQEESQQQQSTGTISVPVIQTDAAINPGNSGGALLNSDGELIGVNVAIASAGSSSSSSAGSIGVGFAIPANLAKRVADEIIEGGSATHGLLGASVADATSADPDASVAGAYIQEVTSGGAAEAAGLRSGDIVTEFNGVAIASSTDLTAQVRYLAAGADATLVYVRNGQSYEADVTLGTLSL, encoded by the coding sequence AGCATTCTTCGACCAACCCCGAGACCGCACCGACCGCACCCGACGCATCGTCGGTGACCCCGCCCGCCAGCCCCGCCCAGTCCGAGGCCACCCAGCCCGAGACCGCGGCGACTCCCACGAGCGAGACCGCCGCTTACACGGCGCCGACTGAGCAGTTCCCGCCGGCCGCTCCCCAAAACGCCGCCCCGCAGAACGCGGCTCCCCAGAACTCCGCCCCGCAGCAGCCGGCCGGTCAGCATGCGGCACCGCAGCACACGGCACCGCAGCAGCAGGCGCCGCAGTACGGCGCGCCGCAGCAGCAGGCGCCCGCCGCCTCCATCTACGACATCCCCTCCGCCCACCACACGGCCGCCCCCGCGGGCGCGGCGTTCGGTGCCGGGGCGACCGGCGAGCAGGACGGCCGCAGCCGCCGCTCGGGACGCAACCGCATCGTCGTCCCCGTCGTCGCAGCCCTGGCCGTCGGCGCCCTCCTCGGAGGAGCCTCCGGCGCCGGGATCGCCGTCCTCGTCGGTCAGCAGAACCCCCGCGTGGTCAGCGAGACGGGCGGATCGACGAACGTCACGGTGAACCGCGCCGACGACGCCACCCAGGTGACCGCGGTTGCCGCGAAGGCCTCGCCGTCGGTCGTCACCATCTCGGTCAGCGGCAGCAACTCCGCCGGCACCGGTTCGGGCATCATCCTCAGCGAAGACGGCTACATCCTGACCAACACGCACGTCGTCACCCTCGACGGCTCCGTCGCCGACGCCGACGTCACGGTCACCACGGACGACGGCCGCATCTTCACCGCCACCATCGTGGGCACCGACCCCGTCGTCGACCTCGCCGTCATCAAGCTCGACGATGCCAGCCGACTCACCCCCATGGAGTGGGCCGACTCCGACGACCTCAACGTCGGCGACTCCGCCGTCGCGATCGGCGCGCCCCTCGGACTCAGCGGAACCGTCACCGACGGCATCATCAGCTCGCTGAACCGCAGCATCACGGTCGCCTCGTCTGCCGTGCCGGACTCGACCGAGGACGAAGCCACGCCCGACCAGGGCGGCCAGTCACCGTACGACTTCTGGAACTTCGACATCCCCGGCCAGGAGGAGAGCCAGCAGCAGCAGAGCACGGGCACGATCTCGGTGCCGGTCATCCAGACCGACGCCGCCATCAACCCCGGCAACTCGGGCGGTGCGCTGCTCAACTCCGACGGCGAGCTGATCGGCGTGAACGTCGCCATCGCGAGCGCGGGCAGCTCGTCCTCGTCGAGCGCCGGCAGCATCGGCGTCGGATTCGCGATCCCCGCGAACCTCGCCAAGCGCGTCGCCGACGAGATCATCGAGGGCGGATCCGCCACCCACGGTCTGCTCGGCGCCAGCGTCGCCGACGCCACCTCCGCCGACCCCGACGCCTCAGTGGCGGGCGCCTACATCCAGGAGGTCACGAGCGGCGGCGCCGCCGAGGCAGCCGGACTGCGCAGCGGCGACATCGTCACCGAGTTCAACGGGGTCGCGATCGCCTCCTCGACCGACCTCACCGCCCAGGTCCGCTACCTGGCCGCCGGCGCCGACGCGACGCTCGTCTACGTCCGCAACGGTCAGAGCTACGAGGCCGACGTGACGCTCGGAACGCTGAGCCTCTGA